The segment GGAGGGGGATTTCCGCGTTATGCGCCGGGACGCGGGCCGGCGCCTGAGGCGAGCGCCCCCGAGGCGACCAGGGCCCGGGCGCGCTCGTAGGCCGGGACGTCGTCGACGTCGATCCAGAGCCCGTCGCCGACGTCGAACACCCGCGCCTTGCCGCGCGCGGCGAGCCGGCCGATGCCGCCCGAGAGCGAGAAGTCGCCGGCGCGGAAGCTCTCCTCGAGCGCGGCGAACAGCGCCGGCGTGCAGAGGAAGATCCCGGTGTCGAAGGCGTTGTACGTCGCGATCCCCTTGCCGATCTCGCGGATCGCCCCCGCTTCCACGCGCACTTTCGTCACGTCCTCGAGATCGACGGTCGGATGCCCCTCGATGCGCGAGTCGACGGCGAGGATCACCTCGTCGGCCGCGATCGGCTCGGCGAGCAGGCGCGCGAGGATCCGCGGGTCGAAGAGGTGGTCCGACATGAGCAGGACGAAGCGGTCCCCGAGGCTCGATGCGGCGCGCGCCACGGAGACGCCGTTGGCCTTCTCCCACTCGTCGTTGCGCACGAAGCGCACGTCCAGGCCGGCGAGCAGCGGCGAGGCCGGGACGAAGCGCTCGATCGCCTCGCC is part of the bacterium genome and harbors:
- a CDS encoding phosphocholine cytidylyltransferase family protein; translated protein: MERAQRTDCLIIAAGKGSRLAALGEPKPLVTLAGMTLLERVMLTVAAAGIRSFRVVTGYLGEAIERFVPASPLLAGLDVRFVRNDEWEKANGVSVARAASSLGDRFVLLMSDHLFDPRILARLLAEPIAADEVILAVDSRIEGHPTVDLEDVTKVRVEAGAIREIGKGIATYNAFDTGIFLCTPALFAALEESFRAGDFSLSGGIGRLAARGKARVFDVGDGLWIDVDDVPAYERARALVASGALASGAGPRPGA